In Mycetocola zhujimingii, one DNA window encodes the following:
- a CDS encoding ABC transporter substrate-binding protein: MKTTPRAVAVALLTTTAIALTGCSASSESGGSADAAECTPADGAVDLTFTSWIPGIEEVVDIWNAENPDIQVKVQTGPNGNGGTYQNFFNQLEAGNAPDLGQIEYDALPNFRVQNGLMNLADCEEVVAAEDSFVDWTWGQVTFGEEDSVYAVPQDSGPMALFYRSDLFEANGIAIPTTWAEYEAAAIKIRELGGYITNFSQGDINQFAGFVWQAGGSWFENDGTDWTVDLTDETTTTVADYWQGLIDRDLVSSYPAWTSEWDNAYNSSEVWTWNSAVWGANSIASGAPDTAGKWSVAPSPQWNAGEEASGNWGGSSTAVFTGSEHPYEAAKFALWLNTSEEALTAMNKSANIYPATKEGLNLPVLKEGVEFYGGQAIYDVFAEASAQVSPDFAWGPTMTQTYNDVSDGFKAAVSGNGTLKEALESGEKATIDALKSQSIPVKE; the protein is encoded by the coding sequence ATGAAAACAACTCCTCGAGCGGTCGCCGTCGCCCTGCTCACTACAACGGCCATCGCGCTGACCGGCTGCTCCGCCTCATCGGAGAGCGGCGGCTCGGCTGACGCAGCCGAATGCACACCCGCAGACGGTGCTGTAGACCTCACCTTCACCTCCTGGATTCCGGGGATCGAAGAAGTGGTCGACATCTGGAACGCCGAAAACCCGGACATTCAGGTCAAGGTTCAGACCGGCCCGAACGGCAACGGCGGAACGTACCAGAACTTCTTCAACCAGCTGGAAGCCGGCAACGCGCCCGACCTCGGCCAGATCGAGTACGACGCCCTCCCCAACTTCCGGGTCCAGAACGGCCTGATGAACCTCGCCGACTGTGAAGAGGTCGTCGCGGCCGAAGACTCCTTCGTCGACTGGACCTGGGGACAGGTTACGTTCGGTGAAGAGGACTCGGTCTACGCGGTCCCGCAGGACTCAGGCCCCATGGCACTCTTCTACCGCTCCGACCTGTTCGAGGCGAACGGCATCGCGATTCCGACGACGTGGGCTGAATACGAAGCCGCTGCCATCAAGATCCGTGAGCTCGGTGGATACATCACCAACTTCTCCCAGGGTGACATCAACCAGTTCGCCGGATTTGTCTGGCAGGCCGGCGGAAGCTGGTTCGAGAACGATGGCACCGACTGGACGGTAGACCTGACCGACGAGACGACGACCACCGTCGCCGACTACTGGCAGGGCCTGATCGACCGCGACCTCGTCTCCAGCTACCCCGCGTGGACGAGCGAGTGGGACAACGCCTACAACTCGAGCGAAGTCTGGACCTGGAACTCCGCAGTCTGGGGTGCAAACTCCATCGCGAGCGGCGCGCCTGACACCGCCGGAAAGTGGTCGGTTGCACCGTCTCCCCAGTGGAATGCCGGCGAAGAGGCAAGCGGTAACTGGGGTGGATCGTCAACGGCGGTCTTCACCGGTTCGGAGCACCCGTACGAAGCAGCCAAGTTCGCCCTGTGGCTGAACACCTCGGAAGAGGCGCTCACCGCGATGAACAAGAGCGCGAACATCTACCCGGCGACCAAGGAAGGCCTCAACCTCCCGGTTCTCAAGGAAGGCGTGGAGTTCTACGGCGGCCAGGCAATCTACGACGTCTTCGCCGAGGCATCCGCTCAGGTCTCCCCCGACTTCGCGTGGGGTCCGACCATGACGCAGACCTACAACGACGTCTCTGACGGATTCAAGGCCGCGGTCTCGGGCAATGGAACCCTCAAGGAAGCACTCGAGTCCGGCGAGAAGGCAACGATCGACGCACTCAAGTCACAGTCCATCCCGGTCAAGGAGTAG
- a CDS encoding GNAT family N-acetyltransferase, translating to MTIRPYRPGDRADIYDVCVRTGRTGLDATGLYSTDDLLPDIYALPYVDREPELAFVVDNGERVVGYVIATADTREFALWFAETWWPTVAHKYSGTGAAEAPVVEGVTDPRRMLIDEVDEYPAHLHIDLLPDAQGQGFGRRLVDALRAALAERGVRGLHLTMGADNVNAGAFYERLGFSRLASSTRSATTYGMPISVAADAGGQGNRIGLRSNQ from the coding sequence ATGACGATTCGCCCGTACCGTCCCGGTGACAGAGCCGACATCTACGATGTCTGCGTGCGCACAGGCAGGACCGGATTGGATGCCACCGGCCTGTACTCAACAGATGATTTGTTGCCCGATATCTACGCGCTGCCGTACGTCGACCGCGAACCGGAGCTGGCCTTCGTCGTCGACAACGGTGAGCGAGTGGTCGGTTACGTCATCGCGACGGCCGACACCCGCGAGTTCGCGCTGTGGTTTGCGGAGACCTGGTGGCCCACCGTGGCGCACAAGTACAGCGGCACCGGTGCGGCTGAGGCACCCGTGGTCGAGGGTGTCACGGACCCCCGGCGCATGCTGATCGACGAGGTGGACGAGTACCCGGCGCACCTCCACATTGACCTCCTGCCCGACGCACAGGGCCAGGGTTTCGGCCGGCGGCTGGTCGACGCGCTTCGGGCGGCGCTCGCCGAACGGGGTGTTCGGGGGCTGCATCTCACGATGGGCGCCGACAACGTGAACGCCGGTGCCTTTTACGAGCGGCTGGGGTTCTCACGGCTCGCTTCGAGTACCCGCTCAGCGACGACGTACGGTATGCCGATTTCGGTTGCAGCGGATGCCGGTGGTCAGGGAAACCGGATCGGTCTGCGCTCGAACCAATAG
- a CDS encoding LacI family DNA-binding transcriptional regulator encodes MSLSPIRRKRATIHDVAVEAGVSRGTVSRVINGERYVSDDARTAIEAAISKVGYVPNTAARNLVMQRSEAVGFIVHEPHSLFLEDPNIGAIMLGANDALSRADHQMVCLVIDSDRDTRRVARYLSGGFVDGVVVVSARENDPITRIIESLDLPAAFVGHPPDLRRLPFVGIDNRASAEAITRRLLQTGRTRVGMIAAALDRDSGSDRLAGFRSALGDRFDPSLVEPVPFYSFKAGFEGMQRLLAREPEIDGIFAASDAVAAGAIDAMKVAGRSVPRDIGVVGFDDSAWAERTQPALSTVHQPATGLGARAAEIVLAQLRGEDPDLAGVLLETPIVWRGSA; translated from the coding sequence ATGTCCCTCTCGCCGATCCGCCGAAAGCGCGCAACGATTCATGACGTCGCCGTCGAGGCCGGGGTGTCGCGCGGCACGGTCAGCCGCGTCATCAACGGGGAGCGTTATGTTTCAGACGACGCACGGACGGCGATCGAAGCGGCCATCAGCAAGGTCGGATACGTTCCGAACACTGCAGCCAGGAACCTCGTCATGCAGCGCTCGGAAGCCGTCGGGTTTATCGTCCACGAGCCTCACTCGCTGTTTCTCGAAGACCCGAACATCGGCGCGATCATGCTCGGCGCCAACGACGCGCTGTCCCGTGCCGACCATCAAATGGTGTGCCTTGTCATCGACTCTGACCGCGACACCCGGCGGGTCGCCCGGTACCTGAGCGGTGGGTTCGTGGATGGCGTTGTCGTCGTCTCTGCGCGTGAGAACGACCCCATAACCAGGATCATCGAAAGCCTGGACCTGCCGGCGGCATTCGTTGGGCATCCCCCTGATTTGCGCCGCCTTCCGTTCGTGGGAATCGACAACAGGGCGTCGGCGGAGGCAATCACGAGGCGTCTTCTCCAGACGGGGCGCACACGGGTCGGGATGATCGCAGCAGCGCTCGACCGGGACTCCGGCTCCGATCGGCTTGCCGGATTCCGGTCAGCGCTCGGCGATCGGTTCGACCCGTCGCTCGTTGAGCCGGTGCCGTTCTACTCCTTCAAGGCGGGGTTCGAGGGCATGCAGCGCCTGCTCGCGCGTGAGCCGGAGATCGACGGTATCTTCGCCGCATCCGACGCGGTTGCTGCCGGTGCGATTGACGCGATGAAGGTTGCCGGTCGGTCGGTTCCGCGCGACATCGGCGTGGTGGGCTTTGATGACAGCGCGTGGGCCGAGCGTACCCAACCGGCTCTCTCCACAGTTCACCAGCCAGCGACCGGCCTCGGTGCGCGCGCTGCCGAGATCGTTCTCGCGCAGTTGCGTGGCGAAGACCCTGACCTCGCCGGAGTGCTGCTTGAGACCCCCATCGTCTGGCGCGGCTCCGCCTGA
- a CDS encoding carbohydrate ABC transporter permease translates to MNIPLVATKPARPGKVRGPRVKNKKAIAVFILPFAILFVLFYLTPILYAVYESMLVIQRDGTFGEAKEVFGGFAQYVQVFQNGPFWASIGRVLLFGIVQVPVMLGLALLFALLLDSPVLRGKRFFRLAFFVPYAVPGVIAAIMWGFLYSPNLSPFSAVTKNIDFLSADLVLWSMANVVTWVYVGYNMLIIYSSLLSISPDIYEAARLDGAGQIRMAFSIKIPLVMPAIVLTAIFSVIGTLQLLAEPQVFRTFSSAVSSTFTPNLAVYSTSAIPNVNLAAAFSVILALATFVLSFSILKFTQRKDA, encoded by the coding sequence ATGAACATCCCCCTTGTTGCAACCAAGCCGGCACGGCCGGGGAAGGTGCGCGGCCCGCGCGTGAAGAACAAGAAAGCGATAGCGGTCTTCATCCTGCCTTTCGCCATCCTGTTCGTGCTGTTCTACCTCACGCCGATCCTCTACGCGGTGTACGAATCCATGCTCGTCATCCAGCGGGACGGGACTTTCGGCGAAGCGAAGGAGGTCTTCGGAGGGTTCGCGCAGTACGTTCAGGTGTTCCAGAACGGTCCGTTCTGGGCCTCGATCGGCCGGGTGCTGCTGTTCGGCATCGTGCAGGTCCCGGTCATGCTCGGGCTCGCGTTGCTCTTCGCGCTCTTGCTCGACTCCCCGGTGCTCCGCGGCAAGCGGTTCTTCCGCCTCGCCTTCTTCGTCCCGTACGCGGTGCCCGGCGTCATCGCCGCCATCATGTGGGGATTCCTCTACTCGCCGAACCTGTCGCCGTTCTCCGCCGTCACGAAGAACATCGATTTCCTCTCCGCGGATCTCGTGCTGTGGTCGATGGCGAACGTCGTCACCTGGGTCTACGTCGGCTACAACATGCTGATCATCTACTCGTCGCTGCTCTCGATCTCGCCCGACATCTATGAGGCGGCACGACTCGACGGCGCCGGGCAGATCCGCATGGCTTTCTCGATCAAGATTCCGCTCGTGATGCCCGCCATCGTGCTGACCGCAATCTTCTCGGTCATCGGAACCCTGCAACTCCTCGCTGAACCCCAGGTGTTCCGCACCTTCAGCTCGGCGGTGTCAAGCACCTTCACGCCGAACCTCGCGGTGTACTCCACCTCGGCGATCCCCAACGTCAACCTGGCCGCCGCGTTCTCCGTGATCCTCGCCCTGGCGACGTTCGTGCTCTCGTTCAGCATCCTCAAGTTCACCCAGCGGAAGGACGCCTGA
- a CDS encoding carbohydrate ABC transporter permease, with protein MSAVTTTSAPKQRRSKAPSPSGPKEKTLSRVGAITVMSVFTLYFLVPIWWLFVAASKDRSQFTNTNPLWFADFNLIQNIGELLAYRDGVFLKWMLNSAIYAGLGALLGTLFAGMCGYALAKYRFPGRDAIFNIVLGGVLVPATALALPLFLIFSQVNLTNTFWSVFLPSLVSPFGVYLTRIFAAESVPDELIEAARLDGSGEVRTFFTVSVKLMFPALVTVFLFQFVAIWNNFFLPLIMLRDEVLFPVTLGLYSWNSQVNQIPELRAYVLVGALLSIIPLIILFLLLQRFWRNGLGAGAVK; from the coding sequence ATGAGCGCCGTAACCACAACATCGGCACCGAAACAACGGCGCTCAAAGGCCCCTAGCCCCTCGGGTCCGAAGGAGAAGACCCTCTCACGGGTCGGCGCCATCACGGTGATGAGCGTCTTCACGCTGTACTTCCTCGTTCCGATCTGGTGGCTCTTCGTCGCTGCGAGCAAGGACCGATCGCAGTTCACGAACACCAACCCGCTGTGGTTCGCTGACTTCAACCTGATCCAGAACATCGGCGAGCTCCTCGCGTACCGCGACGGTGTCTTCCTTAAATGGATGCTGAACAGCGCCATTTACGCGGGACTCGGAGCGCTCCTCGGCACGCTCTTCGCCGGAATGTGCGGGTATGCCCTCGCGAAGTACCGGTTCCCCGGCCGCGACGCCATCTTCAACATTGTGCTCGGCGGGGTTCTCGTGCCGGCAACGGCGCTCGCCCTGCCTCTCTTCCTGATCTTCAGCCAGGTCAACCTGACCAACACCTTCTGGTCGGTGTTCCTCCCGAGCCTCGTCAGCCCGTTTGGCGTGTACCTCACGAGGATCTTTGCCGCGGAGAGTGTGCCAGACGAACTCATCGAGGCCGCGAGACTGGACGGCTCAGGAGAGGTTCGGACCTTCTTCACCGTCTCGGTGAAGCTGATGTTCCCGGCTCTCGTGACGGTGTTCCTGTTCCAGTTCGTCGCCATCTGGAACAACTTCTTCCTGCCGCTGATCATGTTGCGCGACGAGGTGCTCTTCCCGGTGACCCTCGGGCTGTACTCGTGGAACTCCCAGGTCAACCAGATCCCCGAACTTCGGGCGTATGTCCTCGTCGGGGCCCTGCTCTCGATCATCCCGCTCATCATCCTCTTCCTTCTCCTCCAACGCTTCTGGCGCAACGGCCTCGGGGCCGGAGCCGTGAAGTAG
- a CDS encoding aminoglycoside phosphotransferase family protein has product MTSWRPASVDDVLIRWSLQPLGSGFSTPSSHLQPVLRHGGRAMLKVARTEEEANGCRLLAWWDGTGAARVFEHDDTAAVLPWGGASLVDIAKGGDDGRATRVLCSVAERLHSVSRRKFDERPDGLIPLDSWFRSLFLRAGTGGFYARSAELARRLVFDAAGPDDLVVLHGDLHHDNVLDFGDSGWLAIDPKYLVGNRVFDYTNILCNPVQDIAESRFDRRVGLISQLAGIPESTLLEWTVAWTGLSASWAAEDRDVAAEQRALRIGAIAEASLGR; this is encoded by the coding sequence ATGACAAGCTGGCGACCGGCATCCGTCGACGATGTGCTCATCCGCTGGTCGCTTCAGCCGCTCGGATCCGGGTTCAGCACTCCATCGTCACACCTCCAGCCGGTGCTCAGGCACGGCGGGCGTGCCATGCTCAAGGTCGCCCGCACTGAGGAAGAAGCGAACGGATGCCGGCTGCTCGCCTGGTGGGACGGCACCGGAGCCGCCCGGGTATTCGAGCACGACGACACGGCAGCGGTGCTTCCGTGGGGTGGTGCCTCACTCGTCGACATCGCGAAGGGCGGTGACGACGGCCGTGCGACCCGCGTGCTGTGTTCGGTCGCTGAACGGCTGCACTCCGTGTCCCGCCGGAAGTTCGATGAACGGCCTGACGGATTGATTCCGCTTGACTCGTGGTTCCGGTCACTGTTCCTGAGGGCCGGGACCGGGGGCTTCTACGCCCGTTCGGCGGAACTGGCCCGTCGCCTCGTCTTCGATGCGGCGGGGCCGGACGACCTCGTCGTTCTTCACGGCGATCTCCACCACGACAACGTGCTCGACTTCGGTGATTCAGGATGGTTGGCGATCGACCCCAAGTACCTCGTGGGCAATCGGGTGTTCGACTACACGAACATTCTCTGCAATCCCGTCCAGGACATTGCGGAGTCGAGATTCGACCGAAGGGTGGGTCTCATTTCGCAGCTCGCTGGCATCCCGGAGTCGACCCTTCTCGAGTGGACCGTCGCGTGGACCGGGTTAAGCGCGAGCTGGGCGGCGGAGGACCGTGACGTCGCTGCCGAACAACGCGCACTCAGAATCGGTGCCATCGCAGAAGCGTCGCTCGGTCGCTGA
- a CDS encoding beta-galactosidase, giving the protein MSSEPRRTATADRPSFVHDGIAFGCDYNPEQWDVDTWHEDVDLMREAGVDLVAINIFGWAQLEPRPGEYEFGALDTIIDLLHSAGIRVNLGTGTSSPPPWLTTAHPEILPTADDGTTRFPGGRQAWCPSSPVFREHALRLVTAVAERYGSHPAVALWHVSNELGCHNSLCYDDDTARAFRRWLEAKYETISALNDAWGTSFWSQRYSDWQEILTPLRTLSSRNPGQVLDFQRFSSDELLDYYRRETEILRQHSDIPVTTNFMVTAHIRNLDYWTWAPDMDIVANDHYLDHRLDAPATELSFAADLTRGLAGGNPWLLMEHSTGAVNWQPHNIAKGTGEMIRNSLTHVARGADGVCFFQWRASLQGSEKFHSALVPHAGTDTELWRDVVELGATLDRLDEVTGTTVVADAAILFSWPSWWAHDGESRPSHSVRYLDQVHAAYRALHELGITVDVVHPDADLSRYSLVVAPGLHLVTDAQAANITDYIAAGGHALVTFFSGIVDENDRVRVGGYPGAFRSALGISVEEFSPMLPGETTALDSGAGASLWTERLRLAGAEAIASYVDGPLPGTPAITRNEHGTGAGWYLATALDPGDYRDLMRTVTAQAGVIATGPESDGSVEVIRRVGSDQSYLFAINHGSADVDIAAHGTDLITGQRAESVITVPSGSVRVIREDARA; this is encoded by the coding sequence GTGAGTTCGGAACCACGTCGCACCGCGACAGCAGATCGTCCCTCGTTCGTTCACGATGGGATTGCCTTCGGCTGCGATTACAACCCTGAACAGTGGGACGTTGACACCTGGCACGAGGACGTCGACCTCATGCGTGAAGCAGGGGTCGATCTCGTCGCGATCAATATCTTTGGCTGGGCCCAGCTGGAGCCCCGGCCGGGCGAGTACGAGTTCGGTGCGCTCGACACGATCATCGACCTCCTCCACTCCGCGGGGATCCGGGTCAACCTGGGCACGGGAACATCGTCCCCTCCCCCGTGGCTGACAACGGCGCACCCGGAGATCCTGCCAACGGCCGACGATGGAACAACCCGGTTCCCCGGTGGCCGGCAGGCCTGGTGCCCAAGTTCGCCTGTTTTCCGCGAGCACGCGCTTCGACTGGTGACCGCGGTTGCCGAACGGTACGGGTCGCACCCGGCCGTTGCGCTCTGGCACGTGTCGAACGAACTCGGCTGCCACAATTCCCTCTGCTACGACGACGACACAGCTCGGGCATTCCGCCGCTGGCTCGAGGCGAAGTACGAGACCATTTCCGCACTCAATGACGCGTGGGGCACCTCATTCTGGAGCCAGCGATACAGCGACTGGCAGGAGATCCTTACTCCGCTTCGTACACTCTCCAGCCGCAACCCGGGCCAGGTTCTCGACTTCCAGCGGTTCAGCTCTGACGAACTCCTCGACTACTACCGTCGCGAGACCGAGATCCTGCGCCAGCACAGCGACATCCCCGTGACGACCAACTTCATGGTCACCGCGCACATCCGCAACCTCGACTACTGGACCTGGGCGCCGGACATGGACATCGTCGCCAACGATCACTACCTCGATCACCGGCTCGACGCCCCGGCAACTGAACTGTCGTTTGCGGCAGACCTTACCCGCGGCCTCGCCGGCGGGAATCCGTGGTTGCTGATGGAACACTCGACCGGAGCGGTGAACTGGCAACCCCACAACATCGCCAAGGGCACTGGCGAGATGATCCGGAACTCGCTGACGCACGTTGCCCGCGGCGCGGACGGCGTGTGCTTCTTCCAGTGGCGGGCGTCCCTGCAGGGTTCCGAGAAGTTCCACTCGGCCCTGGTCCCCCACGCCGGCACAGACACCGAGTTGTGGCGTGACGTCGTCGAACTCGGGGCGACCCTTGACCGGCTTGACGAGGTGACCGGAACGACCGTTGTCGCCGACGCGGCCATCCTTTTCAGCTGGCCATCATGGTGGGCGCACGATGGCGAGTCGCGGCCGTCTCACTCGGTCCGCTACCTCGACCAGGTGCACGCCGCATACCGGGCGTTGCACGAACTCGGGATCACCGTCGATGTTGTTCACCCCGACGCTGACCTCTCCCGCTATTCGCTCGTCGTAGCCCCCGGCCTCCACCTCGTCACCGACGCGCAGGCCGCCAACATCACCGACTACATCGCCGCAGGCGGGCACGCACTGGTCACCTTCTTCAGCGGCATCGTCGACGAGAACGACCGCGTGCGCGTGGGCGGGTACCCCGGAGCATTCCGGTCGGCGCTGGGCATTTCGGTCGAAGAGTTCTCGCCCATGCTTCCCGGCGAGACCACCGCGCTGGATTCAGGCGCCGGAGCGTCACTCTGGACCGAGCGTCTCCGTCTCGCCGGAGCCGAAGCTATCGCGTCGTACGTCGATGGACCGCTTCCGGGAACGCCAGCCATCACCCGGAACGAACACGGCACAGGAGCCGGCTGGTACCTCGCCACGGCACTCGACCCCGGCGACTACCGCGACCTGATGCGCACCGTCACGGCGCAGGCGGGAGTCATCGCCACCGGCCCGGAGAGCGACGGCAGCGTCGAGGTCATCCGTCGCGTCGGCTCCGATCAGAGTTACCTGTTCGCCATCAACCACGGTTCAGCCGACGTTGATATTGCCGCGCACGGCACCGACCTCATCACCGGCCAGCGAGCCGAATCCGTCATCACTGTCCCGTCAGGGTCAGTCCGCGTCATCCGAGAGGACGCCAGAGCATGA